The Strigops habroptila isolate Jane chromosome 8, bStrHab1.2.pri, whole genome shotgun sequence genome includes a window with the following:
- the LOC115611196 gene encoding mucin-4-like isoform X2 has protein sequence MGTRGWTLSTFVGCCIWILHGLGAAAALPFTTEGPFSAGTASPITAESKGPSALVVGTAETSTVAADAETVETTLMESPPSPTFPPGAEPDAVVTGASKYTSTAPTWTNVTKPLNTSQDFERGLTAPAAATTAAAISAQHPTITPEAELDVTAAAPGTPLGTTPLFAGMKEDIAAVAREGEDLNPSTAAKSLPTIPPPAAAWEAQPTAGSPVGAGVTMLPSQGLTTAAGAVEEGVTLPLDIQSKDSANSSSPSPSTGGLLTAQQDRAVSGAVGITPEPVGEITPAAEGSPSASVPGDAGDAVNGEFSPPASTFLPLESPTASGTVGNLWEPSVLPDQAVLSPTTLLAPAGSEDWEGQGAPGSALSPAASEAPKATEDTAISLLSPGVPTDVLSDTNPPVLATALPRGDMGAVRLAKPSPWQTPTGEQPPLLAAALPFPSAPGAPYPPLGTAYPLPGAAYPPPGTGAGTLPAADDGAETPASPDLSAARGAPMSPSLGGTQPLETAAGAPQDADGARLNSASDAPNPASFVPDGLAWPAAGVQDEGAEGAGDTAQSGGSGNGSPYSDTQTDTNPSAFSVQQDPANTGELPTGGTEALANAELSPLSALGDGAGAAPALGQGPLPGPAPPGSAGLEPGVLEAEGPGGSAPVAAYPPPGAAAGPVSGSETPASPDLSAGEPQGAPVPPSFGESQPLGMAAGAPQGAGLPGANGSSTSLTSAWDAPSSAAYGPAGPSSPALGVQAGTNVGLPAAEEHGAGPAEQALGGAGSGAGFEPPLVSAAGSGTVAGKDQLPGAGSLSGPASPSDVVAAPSVSEGGGAGPIPAAALGPDSLSLASPDTETGSELALVQGAESRGDAAQAGNPEKPYTETSPSAFSVQQDPANTGELPTGGTEALANAKLSPLSALGDGAGAEPALGQGPLPGPAPPGSAGLEPGVLEAEGPGGSAPVAAYPPPGAAAGPVSGSETPASPDLSAGEPQGAPVPPSFGESQPLGMAAGAPQGAGLPGANGSSTSLTSAWDAPSSAAYGPAGPSSPALGVQAGTNVGLPTAEEHGAGPAEQALGGAGSGAGFEPPLVSAAGSGTVAGKDQLPGAGSSSGPASPSGAVAASSVLDPSSPSSSGPWPPSLGAGPGVPPAAGEGAGEAAGDRGSSGQSQAPAREGPAASGAPDGEMSTVLQFASSSPSIEGSSSPGTAVEAANGASLPGAGGAGGALSTALGAPGPEERPVPAPGIQSGASPGLSDAQLSQANVVELPGGSSVNGGPSPGASLGEGAGAIMQKTSGAPAPSALPSPQETQPLVPVAPDSSSISNDMATSPAASLPLSGHGLSSGLAPNGDSISAPGTQSGSRPLMPGAQRGLAGDAGGAQTWSFEDEVASGMPAPLGEVSPRAPASPGAALELPSAPQRENAAEGVSTNPGLSAPLLACESVVGSSAGRRGELVAAALGGPALLLPPRQPGSPGAPSGDADISVPEEASAMLPGAMAGRGDMAWLLPSTTGARVDVEITTHSLLGGSPGVPALPPPGITAGSPTSKTPRLGPAGSSSPAAVQPLLGSELTTSLVNQAPVTGGSSIPTAFPGQGGAWGRSPATTRTATTSLAPPVPIPGGRETFPRPEAATVISRASSPVFPAPSEGPAAALTPLPGPAVAAVPLYQYGARENDRQYVERRVDFNSPLFKPETGFPFGKTLRDSLYFTDNGQIIFPASDNSIFTYPNPPPSGFNGHEEVPIIAVFWDNADFSRGVGTTYYQEYFTLNTAKPPFVRDVEAKVRRYLKSSYSAVWTLKITWERAPAYTARTDTHRTITYQAVLTTDGFRSYVLMLYQEGGMQWDYTRLAATNVLIGYTSGDGFYHNDDLTQRPPATKYRPDQFRGYNTDLRGLWIYKLESRVGVNYRLKCLAWTGRQQEPRAWTQGLPACPCSLQQGQQDPRFKSSRGGWWAARVSMLHSASPNQHGAGIRCLYDSQSQLIEGRQERYWRSFRQTSPYRDQELKFYDWCCNQAGSAHLCARYSEKRPKIGCGGYQLPGMGSSEESESYSEEQRGGEDE, from the exons ATGGGGACCAGGGGATGGACACTTTCTACCTTCGTGGGATGCTGCATATGGATTCTGCACG GGctcggggctgctgctgccctcccttTTACTACCGAGGGGCCATTTTCTGCAGGGACGGCTTCTCCCATCACGGCAGAGAGCAAGGGGCCCAGTGCCCTGGTGGTGGGCACTGCAGAGACAAGCACCGTGGCGGCTGATGCTGAGACGGTGGAGACCACCCTCATGGAGAGCCCACCAAGCCCAACCTTCCCTCCCGGGGCTGAGCCAGATGCTGTGGTGACAGGGGCAAGCAAATACACCTCTACAGCACCGACTTGGACGAACGTGACCAAGCCGCTTAACACGTCTCAGGATTTTGAGAGGGGTTTgactgctcctgctgcagccacgACTGCTGCCGCCATCTCTGCACAGCACCCCACTATCACCCCGGAAGCAGAGCTTGATGTAACAGCAGCTGCTCCCGGCACCCCCCTGGGGACCACCCCTCTCTTTGCAGGTATGAAGGAGGACATCGCGGCTGTGGCCAGAGAAGGAGAAGATCTAAACCCCAGCACTGCCGCCAAGTCCCTCCCTACCATCCCTCCACCAGCAGCCGCCTGGGAGGCACAGCCAACTGCTGGCAGCCCTGTGGGTGCCGGTGTCACCATGCTGCCGAGCCAAGGGCTGACCACAGCTGCGGGAGCAGTTGAGGAAGGCGTTACCCTGCCCCTGGATATCCAAAGCAAAGACAGTGCCAACTCCTcgagccccagccccagcactgggggGCTGCTTACAGCCCAGCAGGACAGAGCGGTGAGCGGGGCTGTGGGCATCACCCCAGAGCCAGTGGGAGAAATTACCCCGGCTGCTGAGGGAAGTCCCTCAGCGTCAGTGCCTGGAGATGCAGGAGATGCAGTAAATGGTGAATTCAGCCCACCTGCCTCGACTTTCCTGCCCCTGGAGAGCCCAACAGCGTCGGGAACAGTGGGAAACCTATGGGAGCCCTCTGTCCTCCCCGACCAGGCAGTGCTGAGCCCAACTACTTTGCTGGCACCGGCCGGCAGTGAGGAttgggaagggcagggagcTCCTGGTTCAGCCTTGTCACCTGCAGCCAGTGAGGCACCCAAGGCAACAGAGGACACTGCTATCTCGCTGCTATCCCCAGGGGTTCCCACTGATGTACTGAGTGACACAAACCCCCCAGTCCTGGCCACTGCACTACCCAGAGGGGACATGGGAGCTGTGCGTCTGGCCAAACCATCCCCATGGCAGACCCCCACTGGAGAACAGCCAccactgcttgctgctgctctgccattCCCCAGTGCTCCTGGGGCTCCTTACCCACCTCTGGGTACTGCTTACCCACTCCCGGGGGCTGCTTACCCACCCCCAGGGACTGGGGCTggcaccctgcctgcagctgatgATGGAGCAGAGACACCAGCAAGCcctgacctcagtgctgctCGAGGAGCACCCATGTCTCCTTCTCTCGGGGGAACACAGCCATTGGAGACGGCAGCTGGTGCTCCCCAGGATGCTGATGGCGCTCGCTTGAATTCAGCTTCAGATGCTCCCAACCCAGCATCTTTTGTACCTGATGGACTGGCATGGCCTGCTGCTGGGGTCCAGGATGAGGGGGCCGAGGGTGCAGGGGACACAGCACAGTCAGGAGGTTCAGGAAATGGCAGTCCTTATTCAGATACCCAGACTGACACGAATCCTTCAGCCTTCAGTGTTCAGCAAGATCCAGCTAACACTGGAGAGCTGCCGACAGGAGGAACAGAAGCTTTGGCAAATGCCGAACTGTCCCCTCTGTCAGCTCttggggatggagcaggagcagcgCCGGCACTGGGACAAGGGCCCCTGCCTGGTCCCGCACctcctggcagtgctgggctggagccTGGTGTCTTGGAGGCTGAAGGACCAGGGGGCAGTGCTCCTGTGGCTGCTTATCCACCCCCAGGGGCTGCAGCCGGCCCTGTGTCTGGGTCAGAGACACCAGCGAGccctgacctcagtgctggggagcccCAGGGAGCTCCCGTGCCTCCGTCCTTTGGGGAGTCACAGCCACTGGGGATGGCAGCTGGTGCTCCCCAGGGAGcaggtctccctggagccaaTGGATCCAGCACCAGCTTGACTTCAGCATGGGATGcccccagctcagcagcttATGGACCAGCAGGACCCTCATCACCTGCCCTTGGGGTCCAGGCTGGCACAAATGTGGGGCTGCCGGCAGCAGAGGAGCATGGAGCTGGCCCAGCAGAGCAGGCGCTGGGAggagcaggcagtggggctggtttTGAGCCGCCTCTGGTCTCTGCTGCGGGCAGTGGGACAGTGGCTGGGAAGGATCAGCTGCCCGGGGCAGGTTCCTTGTCCGGTCCTGCTTCTCCCAGTGATGTGGTGGCAGCACCCTCGGTTTCAGAGGGTGGTGGAGCAGGACCCATCCCAGCCGCAGCCCTTGGCCCTGACAGCCTGTCCCTGGCCTCTCCAGACACTGAAACTGGTTCAGAGCTTGCTCTGGTGCAAGgggctgagagcagaggggatgcagcacaggcaggaaacCCAGAAAAGCCCTACACGGAGACAAGTCCTTCAGCCTTCAGTGTTCAGCAAGATCCAGCTAACACTGGAGAGCTGCCGACAGGAGGAACAGAAGCTTTGGCAAATGCCAAACTGTCCCCTCTGTCAGCTCttggggatggagcaggagcagagccgGCACTGGGACAAGGGCCCCTGCCTGGTCCCGCACctcctggcagtgctgggctggagccTGGTGTCTTGGAGGCTGAAGGACCAGGGGGCAGTGCTCCTGTGGCTGCTTACCCACCCCCAGGGGCTGCAGCCGGCCCTGTGTCTGGGTCAGAGACACCAGCGAGccctgacctcagtgctggggagcccCAGGGAGCTCCCGTGCCTCCGTCCTTTGGGGAGTCACAGCCACTGGGGATGGCAGCTGGTGCTCCCCAGGGAGcaggtctccctggagccaaTGGATCCAGCACCAGCTTGACTTCAGCATGGGATGcccccagctcagcagcttATGGACCAGCAGGACCCTCATCACCTGCCCTTGGGGTCCAGGCTGGCACAAATGTGGGGCTGCCGACAGCAGAGGAGCATGGAGCTGGCCCAGCGGAGCAGGCGCTGGGAggagcaggcagtggggctggtttTGAGCCGCCTCTGGTCTCTGCTGCGGGCAGTGGGACAGTGGCTGGGAAGGATCAGCTGCCCGGGGCAGGTTCCTCATCTGGTCCTGCCTCTCCCAGTGGTGCAGTTGCAGCATCCTCCGTTTTGGATCCATCCAGCCCAAGTTCTTCTGGACCTTGGCCGCCTTCCCTGGGTGCTGGGCCTGgggtccctcctgctgcaggagaaggggCAGGTGAAGCAGCTGGTGACAGAGGGTCCTCAGGGCAGTCCCAGGCCCCTGCTAGAGAGGGACCAGCTGCTTCAGGAGCCCCTGATGGAGAAATGAGCACTGTGCTGCAGTTTGCATCTTCTTCCCCATCTATAGAGGGGTCTTCATCACCTGGGACAGCTGTCGAGGCTGCTAATGGAGCAAGCCTtcctggagctggtggagctggtggTGCCTTGAGCACAGCCTTGGGGGCTCCTGGCCCTGAGGAACGCCCTGTGCCTGCCCCTGGCATCCAGAGCGGTGCCAGTCCTGGACTTTCTGATGCACAACTGAGCCAAGCCAATGTGGTGGAGCTGCCTGGAGGATCCTCAGTGAACGGGGGACCTTCCCCTGGTGCCAGcctgggggaaggagcaggagccaTCATGCAGAAGACATCAGGAGCACCAGCCCCatctgccctcccctcccctcagGAGACGCAGCCCCTGGTCCCAGTGGctcctgacagcagcagcatttccaaTGACATGGCCAcctctccagctgcttctctgcctctttccgGGCATGGGCTGAGCTCAGGGTTGGCACCCAATGGGGACAGCATCTCTGCCCCTGGCACCCAGAGTGGGAGCAGACCCCTGATGCCAGGGGCACAGCGTGGGCtggcaggagatgctggaggCGCTCAGACATGGTCTTTTGAAGACGAGGTGGCCTCAGGGATGCCAGCACCATTGGGAGAAGTGTCCCCCCGTGCTCCTGCATCCCCTGGTGCCGCCCTGGAGCTGCCTTCTGCTCCGCAGAGAGAAAACGCTGCAGAGGGAGTGTCCACCAACCCTGGGCTTTCTGCTCCGCTTTTGGCATGTGAGTCAGTAGTGGGGTCctctgcagggagaaggggagagctggttgctgctgcactgggggggcctgccctgctcctgcctccccgCCAGCCGGGAAGCCCTGGAGCCCCCTCTGGGGATGCTGACATCTCTGTGCCTGAGGAAGCAAGTGCCATGCTCCCTGGAGCGATGGCAGGACGAGGGGACATGGCTTGGCTCCTTCCCAGCACAACTGGAGCCAGGGTAGATGTGGAGATCACCACTCATTCCCTGCTGGGGGGGAGTCCAGGGGtccctgctcttcctccccctgGAATCACTGCTGGCAGCCCCACATCAAAGACCCCGAGGCTGGGACCTGCCGGTAGTTCATCACCAGCCGCTGTACAGCCATTGCTGGGCAGCGAGCTGACCACCAGCCTAGTGAACCAAGCCCCTGTCACTGGTGGGTCGAGCATCCCCACAGCCTTCCCAGGCCAGGGGGGAGCCTGGGGCAGGTCCCCAGCCACCACACGCACAGCCACCACCAGCCTGGCCCCAccagtccccatccctgggggCAGGGAGACATTCCCCAGACCAGAAGCAGCCACTGTCATCTCTCGAGCATCATCCCCAGTGTTTCCAGCTCCATCAGAAGGGCCGGCGGCTGCCCTGACCCCATTGCCTGGCCCTGCAG TTGCAGCTGTGCCCCTCTACCAGTACGGAGCGAGGGAAAACGATCGGCAGTATGTGGAGAGGAGGGTGGATTTTAATTCTCCACTTTTCAAGCCCGAGACTGGATTCCCATTTGGGAAAACCCTGCGTGACTCTCTCTAC TTTACAGACAATGGACAGATCATTTTCCCAGCCTCAGACAACAGCATCTTCACATACCCCAACCCTCCTCCCAGCGGCTTTAACGGCCACGAGGAGGTTCCCATTATCGCTGTGTTTTGGGACAACGCCGACTTCTCCAGAGGGGTTGGCACCACCTATTACCAG GAGTACTTCACCCTCAACACGGCCAAGCCTCCATTTGTCCGCGATGTGGAAGCAAAGGTTCGGCGGTACCTGAAGTCCTCCTACTCTGCAGTCTGGACCCTGAAGATCACCTGGGAGAGGGCACCTGCCTATACAGCGCGGACTGACACCCACAGG ACAATCACGTATCAGGCTGTTCTGACCACCGACGGCTTCAGGTCCTACGTCCTGATGCTGTACCAGGAGGGAGGCATGCAATGGGATTACACCAGGCTCGCTGCCACCAATGTACTCATTGGCTACACCAG CGGGGATGGTTTTTACCACAACGATGACCTGACTCAAAGACCTCCAGCCACTAAATATCGCCCTGACCAGTTCAGGGGCTACAACACAG ACCTCCGTGGGCTGTGGATTTACAAGCTGGAGAGCCGTGTGGGTGTCAACTACCGGCTGAAGTGCCTGGCGTGGACAGGGCGGCAGCAGGAGCCGCGGGCATGGACCCAAGGCCTGCCCGcctgcccctgctccctgcagcaagGGCAGCAGGACCCCCGCTTCAAGAGCAGCCGTGGAG GCTGGTGGGCTGCCCGTGTCTCCATGCTGCATTCCGCCTCTCCCAACCAGCACGGTGCTGGCATCCGCTGCCTGTATGACAGCCAGAGCCAGCTCATCGAGGGGCGGCAGGAGAGGTACTGGAGGTCCTTCAGGCAGACATCCCCCTACCGTG ACCAGGAGCTGAAGTTTTATGACTGGTGCTGTAACCAGGCTGGCAGCGCCCACCTCTGCGCCCGCTACAGTGAGAAGAGACCAAAGATTGGCTGTGGTGGATACCAGCTGCCTGGCATGG GTTCCTCAGAGGAGTCAGAGAGCTACTCGGAGGAGCAGAGAG GCGGAGAGGATGAATAA